One window of Dermacentor andersoni chromosome 7, qqDerAnde1_hic_scaffold, whole genome shotgun sequence genomic DNA carries:
- the LOC126533918 gene encoding alpha-ketoglutarate-dependent dioxygenase alkB homolog 6 isoform X1: MAAPMCGLAGDLDKFRIASLPDSVYYVPNFITEIEEKYLHDKVYDAPKPKWVQLARRRLQNWGGLPHPKGMVSEALPQWLKDISAKVASLGVFGEKLPNHVLVNEYKPGEGILPHEDGPLYYPVVTNITLNSSTVIDFYKPRKSTTCEVTADAKDTETNSHIGSLLLERRSLLITSGAMYTDYLHGIEGRTKDIIDDSIKNIDACSVKQGTVLQRETRVSLTIRVVPKVLRANVLQALFKK, from the exons atggcggcgcccatgtgCGGCTTGGCCGGTGATCTGGACAAATTTCGAATCGCGTCG CTGCCTGACAGCGTCTACTACGTTCCGAATTTCATCACAGAAATTGAAGAGAAATACCTCCATGACAAAGTGTACGACGCACCCAAGCCAAAGTGGGTCCAACTCGCCCGCAGGCGGCTCCAGAACTGGG GTGGACTGCCCCATCCCAAAGGCATGGTTTCAGAAGCTCTGCCGCAA TGGCTGAAGGACATATCTGCCAAAGTGGCTAGCCTGGGAGTCTTTGGTGAGAAGTTGCCAAATCATGTCCTCGTCAACGAGTACAAGCCTGGTGAAGGAATCTTG CCTCACGAAGATGGCCCACTGTACTACCCAGTGGTGACTAACATCACCTTGAATTCGAGTACCGTCATCGATTTCTACAAGCCACGGAAAAGCACAACTTGCGAAGTAACTGCCGATGCAAAG GACACGGAGACGAATTCCCACATAGGCTCGCTTCTGCTGGAGCGGCGGAGTCTCTTGATAACGAGCGGTGCCATGTACACCGATTACCTCCATGGCATTGAGGGCAGGACAAAAGACATCATCGACGATTCCATCAAGAACATCGATGCCTGTTCCGTGAAACAGGGCACAGTGCTACAGAGGGAGACAAGGGTTTCCCTCACCATACGAGTTGTTCCAAAAGTGCTCCGAGCAAATGTGCTCCAAGCACTGTTCAAGAAGTGA
- the LOC126533918 gene encoding alpha-ketoglutarate-dependent dioxygenase alkB homolog 6 isoform X2, protein MTKCTTHPSQSGSNSPAGGSRTGVGTKADRIRTPGRMWLKDISAKVASLGVFGEKLPNHVLVNEYKPGEGILPHEDGPLYYPVVTNITLNSSTVIDFYKPRKSTTCEVTADAKDTETNSHIGSLLLERRSLLITSGAMYTDYLHGIEGRTKDIIDDSIKNIDACSVKQGTVLQRETRVSLTIRVVPKVLRANVLQALFKK, encoded by the exons ATGACAAAGTGTACGACGCACCCAAGCCAAAGTGGGTCCAACTCGCCCGCAGGCGGCTCCAGAACTGGGGTGGGTACTAAGGCGGACAGAATTCGAACTCCAGGTCGCATG TGGCTGAAGGACATATCTGCCAAAGTGGCTAGCCTGGGAGTCTTTGGTGAGAAGTTGCCAAATCATGTCCTCGTCAACGAGTACAAGCCTGGTGAAGGAATCTTG CCTCACGAAGATGGCCCACTGTACTACCCAGTGGTGACTAACATCACCTTGAATTCGAGTACCGTCATCGATTTCTACAAGCCACGGAAAAGCACAACTTGCGAAGTAACTGCCGATGCAAAG GACACGGAGACGAATTCCCACATAGGCTCGCTTCTGCTGGAGCGGCGGAGTCTCTTGATAACGAGCGGTGCCATGTACACCGATTACCTCCATGGCATTGAGGGCAGGACAAAAGACATCATCGACGATTCCATCAAGAACATCGATGCCTGTTCCGTGAAACAGGGCACAGTGCTACAGAGGGAGACAAGGGTTTCCCTCACCATACGAGTTGTTCCAAAAGTGCTCCGAGCAAATGTGCTCCAAGCACTGTTCAAGAAGTGA